TTCACCAAGTGCCCGTCGCATCCGGCTTCCTTCGACAGTTTCCGGTCACCCTCTTGGCCCCACCCGGTCAGTGCGATGATCGTTACCCCCGCGCTCCAGTCCTGCGCGCGGATCTGCCGCGTCGCGTCGTACCCGTTCAAGCGCGGCATCCCGACGTCCATCAGGATCACGTCCGGACGGTACTCCTGCGCGGCCGTCACGGCCTCGATCCCGTCGTAGGCGGTTCGCACCTCGTGGCCCAACACTTCCAGCAATTGCGACAGGCTTTCCGCCCCGTCCCGGTTGTCGTCCACCACAAGGATCTTGTGCGACTCCCCGTTCATGATCGCGGGCGGGGCTTCGGTCCGCGCGTCCGGTTTCGACGCCAGCACGGGGAGCGTGACGGTGAACGTGCTCCCCGCCCCCTCGCTCGCGGCCGTCACCGTGCCCCCGTGCATCTCCGTCAGCCCCTTCACCAGCGCCAGCCCGATGCCCAGCCCGCCCGTACTCCGCTCGATCGACCGGTCCACCTGTGAAAACATGTCGAAGATCGTCGGGAGCGCCGCCGCCGGGATGCCGATCCCGTTGTCCCGGACCGACACCGAGACCACGCTGCCGTGGAGTTCGGCCGTGATCCACACCTTGCCGCCGCGATGGGTGTACTTCGCGCTGTTGGTAAGCAGGTTCGAGAACACCTGGGCCAGCCGGGTCAGGTCGGCGTCGAGGTCCACCGGCCGCCCCGGGAGCGTGACCGACAGTTCGTGCCCGGCGGCCTCGATCGCGGGCTGGGCCGTCTCCACCGCGCTCGCGATCACGTCCGTCAGCGCCACCCGCTCCCGCCGCAACTCCATCTTGTTGCGGCCGATCCGGGACACGTCGAGCAGGTCGTCGATCAGCCGCACCATGTGGGTGAGCTGCCGGTCCATCATTTCCTGTGACCGCTCCCGCGCGGCCCGCTCGTCGGACCGGCGGATCACCTGCAACCCGTTGCGGATCGGGGCCAGTGGGTTGCGGAGTTCGTGCGCGAGCAGGGCGATGAAGTCGTCCTTCTTCCGGTCCTGGTCTCGAAGCTCCTGCTCCGCGCGCATCCGGTCGGTGACATCAGCGAACAGGATGGCCACCCGGTGCCGGTCGGGGTTCTCGAGCCGGAAGGCGTACACCTCGAACCAGCGGGCGAGCGGCGCCGCGTGGTGGACGAACCGGGTCGGCTCGCCGGTGGCCGCCACCCGCCCGTAGGTGTCGAACCAGAATTCTTCCAGGCCGGGCACCGCCTCACGGATGGACTTTCCGAGCAAGTCCGGCGACAGCCCGGAGTGCCGCTCGAAGGCCGGGTTCAACTCGACGAATCGGTAATCGGCAGCGCGCCCGTCCTCGAATGTCACTTCGATCACGCAGAACCCCTGGTCCATCGAGTCGAACAGCGTGCGGAACCGTCTCTCCGACACCCGGATGGCATCTTCCGTCAGCCTCCGATCGGTCACGTCCGATGTGGCCCCGATCATCCGCAGTGGCCGGCCGCCGGCGTCACGGATCACGCGGCCGGCGGTGGAGATCCAGCGCAACCCGCCACCCTTCGGCACGATGCGGTACTCGATCCGGTACGGGATGTCGTCCTCCACGCTCGCCCGGATCGCCTCCCTCGCGCGGTCCGCGTCGTCGGGGTGCAGGTGGCGGGTGAACGTCTCCAGCGTGCCGTCGAACTCACCGGGCGCCATGCCGTAGAACGCATGAACCTGGTCGGACCAGATGATCCGCCCGGTGACGATGTCCCACTCCCAGACGCCGGTGCCGCCGGCCTCCAGAGCCAGCCGCAGCCGCTCGGCCATCCGCACCGCCTCTTCCTCGGCCCGCTTCCGCTCGGTGATGTCCTGCACCACCCCATGCACCCGCACCAGGTTGCCGGTCGCGTCGTACAGCCCGCGCCCGTGGGCCGCCACCCACACCGGCCGGTCGGCCAGCCGGTACTCGATGTCGTAATCGGCCTTCTCGGCCACCGCCTGCTCCGCCGCTCGCCGTGCCCGCTCCCGGTCGTCGGGGTGGATCATCCGCCGCCCCTGCTCCCGCCCGTGCGGGCCCCCCACCGGCGTCCCGCACATCTCGCTGGCCCGGGCCGACACGGTCATCTCGTCCGTGGCCGGGTTCCACTCCCACGTCCCCAGCCCACCCGCGTCCAGCGCCATCCGCAACCGCTCGCCCAGTTGGATCGCTTCGGCCTCGGACCGCTTCCGCTCGGTCACGTCGGCCGCCACCCCGAACAGGCGCACGCCCCCGTCGGGCTGGTCGAACACCGCGGTGCCCCGCTCCTCGATCCAGATCACCCGGCCGTCCGACGGGCGCACCAGCCGGTAATGGATGTGGTAGCTGCCCCGCCGTTCGATCGCGTCCCGGTACGTCGCTTCGTAGGCCGCCACGTCCTCGGGGTGGACGAGCGCCAGTCCCTGGTCGATGCCGGTCAGCCCGACCCCGGCGGGAAGCCCGAACACATCGGCAGCGGTCTCCGACACGTGAAGCTTACGGTCGGCGGGGGTCCACTCCCACGCAACCATGCGGGCGGCCACGAGCGCCGCCCGCAACCGCTCCTGACCGGATCGCGCCGTCCGCTCGGCCAGCACTCGCCCGGTGATGTCGAGCGACACCCCGGACAGCAATCGTCTACCTGCGACCGTCGTGCAATTTCCCCGCACGTGGACCCAGTGCATCGTGCTATCAGGCCACAGGGTCCGGTATTCGATCTCGAACTCGCCCGAACGCGCGACAGCGTCTTCAACCACCCCTCGCCACAGCTCCTGGTCGTCCTCATGAACGCCCGCCGTCAGTTCCTCGTAAGTAAACGGCTCTCCCGGCCCGCGGCCGTAATTGGCTTTGCACGAATCCGAGCACGTCATGCGCATGGTCGCGAGGTCGATGTCCCACGTCCCCATCCGCCCGGCCCGGAGCGCCACATGCAGCCGGTCCTCGCTCTCCCGCAGCGCCTCGGCCTGCCGCTCCCGCTCCGCCAGGTGGTCCCGGACCGCGTACTGGTGCCGCCGGTCCCGGAGTGCCGCCCGCACCACGCTCAGGAGCGAGCGGATCTTGACCGGCCGCTCGACCAGCGTCGCGTTCATCGCCTCCCGGATCTCCAGCCCGCGGTCGGCGGCCCCTTCGCGCGCCAGCACCACGAGCGGAAAGTCCGACCACGGCGGTTGTGAACGCAGAGCCTCCTGTAAGGTGTTCCCGCTCCCGACCAGTGCCTCCTCGGTCAAGAGCGCCGTGCCCGCGCCGGCCGCGATCTCCCGGCACAGCGAGCCCGTGTCGGCGCACACCACCGCCGTCAGGCCGCCCCCTTCGAGGGCGGCCCTCGTCCGCTCCCCGTCGCGCCCCGTCGGCATCAGGACCAGTACCCGCTCGTCGCCCACCTTACTTCCCTCCGGGGAGCATCTCGGTCCGCCCGTCGTACTGCGGCACCCCGGTCATTACCCCCCGGAACTCCCGCAGCGGCTCGCCCACCGCCACCCCCTGCGAAGAAATCGTGAGCTGCCGGATGGTCCGCTCGTGTGCCCCGGTCCGCTTCTTGAACACGCCGACGGCCTGCAGGATCTCGCCCTTCGCCTCGAAGTACCGGAACAGCAGCACCGTGTCCGCCAGGTAGCTCACGTCCACGTCCCCGGCGGCCCCGCCGCCCACCAGCATCCCGTGCTGGGCGACCACCATGATGGTGAGCACCCCCTTCTGGTTCAGGTAGCTGAACATCTCGTGCAGGTGGGTGGTCAGGAACCGCTCCTCCGGCATCGCGTTCAGGTACCCGTTCAGGCTGTCGATGATGATCACCTTCGCCCCGTCCTCGACCGCCCGCCGCACCTCGTGCGCGAACGCCCCCGGCGACATCTCGGCCGGGTCCACCTGCTGGGCGTGCAGCAAGCCCTTGCGGATGTATTCCCTTACTCCGCCGTCCTGGGTCAGGCACAGCTTCTCGGTCCGCTCCACCAGCGTGTCGATGACCTCGTCGAAGACGTAGGACGCCACCTTCTTCCCGGTCGTCATCGCGGACACCGCGAACTGCATGGCGATCGTGGACTTGCCCACCCCGGCCGGGCCGAGCAGGAGCGTCGTCAAGCCGCTCGTCAGGCCGCCGGCGAGCATCGCGTCGAGGTTGGCGATGCCGCTGGTGAGTTCCTCCCGCTTGAACGAGGCGTGGTGCTCGGCGGCCACCAGCCGCGGGTGGATGACGACCCCGCCGGTCTTGATCTCGTAGTCGTGGAACCCCTCGCGGAACTCGGACCCGCGGACCTTGGTGACGTACAGCCGCCGCCGCGCCCGGCCGTAGACCGGCAGCGTTCGCTCCATCACCAGATTGCCCCCGACCAAGCTCTCCGGCTGCACCTCGCCGAACGCCGACGAGCGGTCGTCGAGCAGGATCACCGTCGTGTGCCGCTCGGCGAAGAATTCCTTGAGGGCGAGGAGCTGGCGGCGGTACACCAGCACGTTGCCGGACAGGAGCCGCATCTCGGACAGTCCGTCGAACACAACGTGCTTGGGCTTCGCCGCCTCGATCGCGGCGAGGATGAGCTTGGTGGTCTCACCGAGTTCGGTCTCGGAAGGGTGGAAGACGGACGATTCGGGTTCGCCGAGCAGGTTGGCGGCCGACTTCGACAGGTCACACAGCTCAATGCCGTCGAGCGTCCAGCCGTGCGCCCGGCAGGTGCGATCGAGGTCGCGGCGGGACTCGGTGAGCGTGATGTACAGCGTCTTCTCTTTGGCGGCGGTGCGGCCGATGGCGAACTGGAGCGCGACGGTCGTCTTGCCCGAGCCGGGGTCGCCCTGCACGAGGTAGAACCCTTCGCGCAGGTACCCGCCCATCAGAACGTGGTCGAGGCCGGGAACGCCAGTGGGTACGAATTGCTTGTTAGCGTCCATCGAAACTCCGACGGGTTCGAGTGCCCCGTCGGGGTGATCCGGATCAGTCGCCCGGCATCGACGGCCTTGCGTTCATGATACGCTCGCCGCTCGTAGGCAGCGAAACTGAGACGGCATCCTGCGGGACAGGGTTCTACACCAGCCCCTCCTCGCCGGGGCCGGCGCCACCCGCCTTCACCGCGCTGGCTTCTTGGCGAATGCCTCGACGTCCGCGGCGGCCTTGGTCGACAG
This region of Gemmata massiliana genomic DNA includes:
- a CDS encoding PAS domain-containing protein is translated as MGDERVLVLMPTGRDGERTRAALEGGGLTAVVCADTGSLCREIAAGAGTALLTEEALVGSGNTLQEALRSQPPWSDFPLVVLAREGAADRGLEIREAMNATLVERPVKIRSLLSVVRAALRDRRHQYAVRDHLAERERQAEALRESEDRLHVALRAGRMGTWDIDLATMRMTCSDSCKANYGRGPGEPFTYEELTAGVHEDDQELWRGVVEDAVARSGEFEIEYRTLWPDSTMHWVHVRGNCTTVAGRRLLSGVSLDITGRVLAERTARSGQERLRAALVAARMVAWEWTPADRKLHVSETAADVFGLPAGVGLTGIDQGLALVHPEDVAAYEATYRDAIERRGSYHIHYRLVRPSDGRVIWIEERGTAVFDQPDGGVRLFGVAADVTERKRSEAEAIQLGERLRMALDAGGLGTWEWNPATDEMTVSARASEMCGTPVGGPHGREQGRRMIHPDDRERARRAAEQAVAEKADYDIEYRLADRPVWVAAHGRGLYDATGNLVRVHGVVQDITERKRAEEEAVRMAERLRLALEAGGTGVWEWDIVTGRIIWSDQVHAFYGMAPGEFDGTLETFTRHLHPDDADRAREAIRASVEDDIPYRIEYRIVPKGGGLRWISTAGRVIRDAGGRPLRMIGATSDVTDRRLTEDAIRVSERRFRTLFDSMDQGFCVIEVTFEDGRAADYRFVELNPAFERHSGLSPDLLGKSIREAVPGLEEFWFDTYGRVAATGEPTRFVHHAAPLARWFEVYAFRLENPDRHRVAILFADVTDRMRAEQELRDQDRKKDDFIALLAHELRNPLAPIRNGLQVIRRSDERAARERSQEMMDRQLTHMVRLIDDLLDVSRIGRNKMELRRERVALTDVIASAVETAQPAIEAAGHELSVTLPGRPVDLDADLTRLAQVFSNLLTNSAKYTHRGGKVWITAELHGSVVSVSVRDNGIGIPAAALPTIFDMFSQVDRSIERSTGGLGIGLALVKGLTEMHGGTVTAASEGAGSTFTVTLPVLASKPDARTEAPPAIMNGESHKILVVDDNRDGAESLSQLLEVLGHEVRTAYDGIEAVTAAQEYRPDVILMDVGMPRLNGYDATRQIRAQDWSAGVTIIALTGWGQEGDRKLSKEAGCDGHLVKPVSLPDLERMLGELHRAAD
- a CDS encoding ATPase domain-containing protein encodes the protein MDANKQFVPTGVPGLDHVLMGGYLREGFYLVQGDPGSGKTTVALQFAIGRTAAKEKTLYITLTESRRDLDRTCRAHGWTLDGIELCDLSKSAANLLGEPESSVFHPSETELGETTKLILAAIEAAKPKHVVFDGLSEMRLLSGNVLVYRRQLLALKEFFAERHTTVILLDDRSSAFGEVQPESLVGGNLVMERTLPVYGRARRRLYVTKVRGSEFREGFHDYEIKTGGVVIHPRLVAAEHHASFKREELTSGIANLDAMLAGGLTSGLTTLLLGPAGVGKSTIAMQFAVSAMTTGKKVASYVFDEVIDTLVERTEKLCLTQDGGVREYIRKGLLHAQQVDPAEMSPGAFAHEVRRAVEDGAKVIIIDSLNGYLNAMPEERFLTTHLHEMFSYLNQKGVLTIMVVAQHGMLVGGGAAGDVDVSYLADTVLLFRYFEAKGEILQAVGVFKKRTGAHERTIRQLTISSQGVAVGEPLREFRGVMTGVPQYDGRTEMLPGGK